CTCTCCattatcatttacattcatgACTGAAGTTTAACAGAAGCTAAAAGCAGCAATAGAGCTATATCTGGTGTAAGGACAGAAGGAGCCCATTGGAATTCCTGGTAGCTGAAACCTAACTCCCTGTAGTTCAAAAAGTGATCCCAATTATAGTTAACTTCCAGGCTATAGACATAATCTTTCTAGATATCCAGGAGAAGGGAGTGTAGTACTCAGACCTGCTAGGACACCACCACTACTAAACCGGCCCTACAGAAAACTAGTATTCCCTTGCCTACCCTTCATGTGCATCCAAGATTCAAGTGATCGAAGCTCATTCAATCCCCCTTACTCCAATGTATATTCATGTTCCTGGGACACCTTAGCCATCCccctttttgtcttttaatggaAGGCCTTTGATATAACTGGTAAGAGTATAACAATTAAATCTTGctgaaatacaacaaaatagTCATACTACATTACAAAATAATAGTATACAAGTAGTTACATAGAACATAGTAGTTGAATGGCTGCACATTACCTTAACCCATTTATAGTCTAATCATTTTAGAGAAGTGATTCAAGATtagcatcttgctcaagagcaTAACAGTTTAGTGTAGGACCTTTTGGTCTAAAAGTATAAGATATCACTACACTACTAGTGGCATTAACACACTACTCAGCTGTATTAATACAGCTAATAAAAGTGTTGCTCTTTTGAGGCAGAAAACTACTACAGCCAAGTACAGCAGTCatattactgctgccgctgatCTCACGCACCCTTATGAACAAGACctcaaaataatttacatttaatttacagacTATGCTACAAGTTGTTTTTAAAACTACTAACACAATAAACGAAACACGTGCTCTTTTATGGCAGAATTGAAGTGGCTCTTAAAAGAGCCTTTGGGCTTTGTGACGAGTGTCTGCAACGGGAACTTCAAGCGCGCTCTCCCCGGATACGACGGGCTAGCTGGATGTCTTTGGGCATGATGGTCACCCTCTTGGCGTGAATAGCGCACAAGTTGGTGTCTTCAAACAGACCAACCAGGTAAGCCTCGCTAGCCTCCTGCAGAGCCATGACAGCAGAGCTCTGGAAACGAAGATCAGTCTTGAAGTCCTGGGCGATTTCTCGCACCAGGCGCTGGAACGGCAGCTTGCGGATCAGCAGCTCCGTGGATTTCTGGTAGCGGCGGATCTCTCTCAGAGCTACCGTGCCGGGCCTGTAACGGTGAGGTTTCTTCACGCCGCCCGTAGCTGGGGCACTTTTGCGTGCAGCCTTGGTAGCAAGCTGCTTCCTGGGAGCTTTGCCACCAGTAGATTTGCGAGCGGTTTGCTTAGTACGAGCCATCACAAGAACTAGTCAAAAGAACTTTCCTCTAACTGAAGGTTCTACGGAGCGTGCTCTTATAAGCCCATCAGAGATTCTCCGATTGGATAAACTCATACTGCTTTGTCATTGGTCAAGTACTGAACAAAAACACGGATCTCATTGGTGAATTTCTGCCgcgcataaaaaaaaaaaaaaaaaaatccgacaTTCGATGCTTTTATGATTATATACAACATAAAATCGATAATGGAAACAAGACATGGCTACATGGCAAAATATGCTTAGTTTTAAACGGATTTATCACTAACTATATAGATGATTTCACGTTTACAtatattcgtttagcagacgcttttctccaaagcggcgtacatccaCGTTTGTCTAACCATAGTGTTTAAACTGTTGTTTATTGCTAAAGACATCCCAGGGGACTACGCGAAACACTAAAACAGTGCGGCTTAACTTAGAAACGTTGTTTCACCTTTCTAGTTATCTATATCCTTGCAAGTTTTTTGATATTTTAGGTAATTTCACGGAGACCGACCCTCTAATAAGTTAGCATGcagtttcacagaaaataaatgacttTTCCGTCAACCTGTACTGGTATGCAGATATTCGTCTAAGTAAACTTGTGTACACAGGCACCTGCTCTTTTAGAAAGAATGTAGGCGGCTCTTAAAAGAGCCTTTTCAGTCGAACAGCTTTAAAGACAGATTTACTTAGTCTTGACAGTCTTCTCCGTTTTCTTAGGCAAAAGAACAGCCTGAATATTAGGAAGCACGCCACCCTGGGCGATCGTGACGCCTCCCAGCAATTTGTTCAGCTCCTCATCGTTGCGGACAGCGAGCTGCAGATGGCGGGGAATGATGCGCGTTTTCTTATTGTCCCGGGCAGCATTGCCAGCCAACTCGAGGATTTCAGCAGTCAGGTACTCGAGCACAGCAGCCAAGTAAACTGGGGCTCCAGCACCAACGCGCTCAGCATAGTTGCCTTTGCGCAGCAACCTGTGAACACGGCCGACTGGAAACTGCAGTCCAGCTCTAGATGAACGGGTCTTAGCCTTAGCTCTTGTTTTCCCACCGGTTTTTCCACGTCCACTCATTATTATACACTGGAGCGTTCTTCCTCACACGGAAAATTGAAATTGTAGCTGAGCTCTTGCCAAACAAAGCAAATTTATACGAACGACTCTGTCGCTGATTGGATAGGCGCATGAAATAACATCATCCAATCAGTATGAAGAACAGTTTTTGCTCTCAGACTCCTCCATTCCTTTGCGTTCTACGGAACAGAAATAGCTGCATGAGTAATTTAGTTTGAGAAAATTAGCaatttgtgaatattttaagGGGGTCCGGtcgcgcagtgggcttggctgggtccggggctcgagtcctgcttggagtgccttgcgacggactggcgtcccgttctgtgtgtgtcccctccccctccagcctcgcgccctctgtgttgccgggttgagCTTCGGTTCGCTGCTACCCCGCttagggcaagcggtttcagccagtgtgtgaagATGCCTTATTTTTAGCGTTGTTGGTATTACTTTGAGTTTTAATACTCGGTCATAAAACGTTCTTTCACATattcagtgaataaatcaatCTCAAAACGTCCTAATCACCTACTAcagacaaaaaatattattcaaccgACTCACCTTTGTTTCTCTCTTAGCCCGTCGCGAAAGGAATGCTTTTAAAGAGGGTAACATATAGTACTTCAATTAATGACATAAGGGAAATCGTGTGTTGCACACATCAGCATGTAACACTTTTATGTTATTGAAAGTAATATGCAGGAAAATTTCTCTCCATATTAACCACGTGGTGGCTCTTAAAAGAGCCTTTTATGAATACTGCGAAAAGAGCGTGTTCACTTCTTTTTAGGAGCCGCTTTCTTAGCCTTGCTGCTCTTGGGCTTTGCCACTTTGGGCTTGGCTGCCGCCTTTGCCTTCTTGGGGCTCTTGGTCGCCTTCTTGGCCGCTGCCGGCTTCTTAGCTTTCTTAGGGGTCGCCTTTTTAGCTGCCGCAGCGGGCTTCTTCGCCTTCTTCGGGGACTTCTTGGCGGAGGAGGCGGCTTTCTTCGCAGCCACCTTCTTGGGCTTCTTGGCCGCGGCAGGCTTCTTTGCGGCTGGCTTCTTGGCTTTCGGAGCCTCCTTCTTGGCCGGCTTCTTCTTGGTGGCCTCCGCCTGCTTCTTGTTCAGCTTGAACGAGCCAGAGGCGCCGGTCCCTTTGGTCTGGACCAGAATGCCTTTGGTCACCAGGCTTTTGATTGCCAGCTTGACGCGGGAGTTGTTCTTCTCCACATCGTAGCCTGCTGCCGCCAGAGCCTTTTTCAGGGCGGCCAGAGACACGCCGTTTCGCTCCTTGGAGGCCGAGACGGCTTTCACGATCAGGTCCCCGACGCTGGGACCCGCCTTCTTAGGCTTGGACGCAGCCTTCTTCTTGGAAGCTTTAGCCGGAGCGGCggctgctggagctggagcgACTTCTGCCATTTGCTTCTTCCTTCTTTTCACACTGAGAGCGGAGTTGTTCTGAGAGCTGAGCGCGCGCCCGGAGGCGGCCCTTAAACAATGATTGAGAACCTTGTAGACTCAAGCAGCCCGCCGCCGTTCCTCTCGAGCTCCGAGCCGAGTTCTCcacttgtgttttcttctcctcgAGATCCTTCCCAAATCCGTTCGTGACATTTGTTACGGGACAAAACATACGTAGAATTCAGACGGCGACTTCGCGTTCAATGTAAATTCAAGCCTCCCCCTGTACTTCAGGCTGTTCACTTCTGAAATGCCATGAAAGCGCGCTCTCGGAGCTCATATATAAGGCCGTATGTGTTCCATTTCATCCCGTCGTTTACGAATTAAACGAGACAGTCTTATTATAATAATGCAATCAGTGCTACACTTCCGACAAAAGGCCTTTGTCTAAATCACAGTTGTGTTACCAAGTGTCGAATGTCAACGTGTGATACCGAAATCCGAGTTTCTGTCAACGTACGAAACACATGTAATGTAACCTTGACACGAAAGGAGGTTTTAACAGTTTAAACACATCATCGCAATGTAtcgaaatctttttttttttctagtttacACCCATTTTTATACACCGAACAAAAAGCCGAATCAAACATTTTCGAAGCACTGCTTAATACTACTCCGTGTCTTATCGCTCCTAAAGTACTTTACGCCTAAAGACATCAGTCCTTGTATTTGGAGGCAGGTTCAAGCAGGCAGTTTGTCCCCAGAAATATGATTTTTACCATCACCTGACTAAAATGTAGATCCAAAAAGCACCTGTTACATACAAACGAtgatatggatttttttttttttctcttttccatactttattcaataccataagaacagaaataaaacttccaATGTTCCACATCACAAACATTAAACAACatcctcacatttcattataaaaacatttcccaaCACAAACATGACAGAGCTTACTTCTCCAAACATCTTGAGTAATAAACATCGGAATTTAACAGCAAAATGTAGATATCCATTATGACAAGGAACCTGGGGCTTTAAAACCCTTCACCAAAGAGTGGTTCAAATACCAGATTTAAAACACGTGTACCGCACCCACAAGAAAAGTACCCAGGCACCCATGCCAGAACAGCCACATTCTGATTTTGCTACGATGACATGGAAATAGCATAGCTTAATTGCTTACAGCAGGCATGTATGTCAGCATGTGGAGGTAATATGTGCATAGAGGTGAAAACAGAAACTGGTCCAGCTGCTGGTGACACATtactaaatactgtaaattactttggattaTACAGTGCGTAGTCAGTGCACATTTCAATTCCAGTGAATTCGTTTGTAGCCAGATGCAGGCAGTGGTGTCTCAATGTCCAGGTTTTGGAAAAGCCGCATCTAGAATGAATGTCATGCATAAGCAGACATTTATATTCAAAACTTGTACCTTAGAGTTGCCAGAGTTCCTCTCCCCTTTGGCGTGTTGCCCAGGGTTGTATATTTCAGCTGCAAACAAACCTAATCGATTCAAGTCTTGTAGTAAAGTGCTAAAGCACATCGTATCCTCAACAGAGAGCGTCTACGTGTACTAAAAACCGATGTTGACCATACTGTTGCTGTTAAAGGAGGGCTCCGCAAACGGGACTGTGACAACACAAGCTGTATTGCACCTTCGCATGGTTGAACATCACACGCATAGTTCTCCGACACACCAAACAATGCAAGGATCAAGAATCACGGCACAATATCCCCCAGCTGATGTTCAGCAGGGGTGTAAAATTCAATAAAGTTATTAAATTCAAATACCGACTACAACAAAAGAGCAAGACACAGCCTCATCCCCACGATACATACTATAAAAGCACTTTACACCATAATATCTGACAGATTATTTGCCTGAAACAGTCTCATCttcctttttaaattgattATACATACtattacacacaaaaacactgagaaacCAAATATAGCAGAATAAATCGGGGATggtgcggtagtgcagcgggcttggctcaggcctgctctctagtgggatctggggttccagtcctgcttgggtgcttggggtgctctgcgatgcactggcgtcccctccccctc
This genomic window from Scleropages formosus chromosome 1, fSclFor1.1, whole genome shotgun sequence contains:
- the LOC114909039 gene encoding histone H3; protein product: MARTKQTARKSTGGKAPRKQLATKAARKSAPATGGVKKPHRYRPGTVALREIRRYQKSTELLIRKLPFQRLVREIAQDFKTDLRFQSSAVMALQEASEAYLVGLFEDTNLCAIHAKRVTIMPKDIQLARRIRGERA
- the LOC108926490 gene encoding histone H2A-like, with protein sequence MSGRGKTGGKTRAKAKTRSSRAGLQFPVGRVHRLLRKGNYAERVGAGAPVYLAAVLEYLTAEILELAGNAARDNKKTRIIPRHLQLAVRNDEELNKLLGGVTIAQGGVLPNIQAVLLPKKTEKTVKTK
- the LOC108926458 gene encoding histone H1-like; this translates as MAEVAPAPAAAAPAKASKKKAASKPKKAGPSVGDLIVKAVSASKERNGVSLAALKKALAAAGYDVEKNNSRVKLAIKSLVTKGILVQTKGTGASGSFKLNKKQAEATKKKPAKKEAPKAKKPAAKKPAAAKKPKKVAAKKAASSAKKSPKKAKKPAAAAKKATPKKAKKPAAAKKATKSPKKAKAAAKPKVAKPKSSKAKKAAPKKK